A window of the Hypomesus transpacificus isolate Combined female chromosome 10, fHypTra1, whole genome shotgun sequence genome harbors these coding sequences:
- the LOC124472860 gene encoding leucine-rich repeat-containing protein 30-like — protein sequence MGAKQSRSFSREELSQVSVSQGRRTPGRDDHPSLSSAAERIRKNTTTHFGYSTLSMSMRGLDEMPAELWELRELEKLNLSLNYLCALPPAVGTLDNLVILNLWGNNLTCLPPEIGLLKKLRVLFAYRNHLSEVPEELGSCTRLEVLSLANNKITGLPGSLAAMRSLTKLNLSHNRMAHIPTCVYSMKGLVFLHLACNRLENIADQIQDLVNLKILIVEGNSIHVLPKTLCFLDTLELLNVDFNDLQSVPVEMYQLSRLGKLACHPMDKGLHIVHNPLLKPIQEVLQGGLSALYNYLKPG from the coding sequence ATGGGGGCCAAGCAGTCTAGAAGTTTCTCCAGAGAAGAGTTGAGTCAGGTGAGTGTGAGTCAGGGTAGGAGGACCCCCGGAAGAGACGACCATCCCAGTCTGTCATCAGCCGCAGAGAGGATCCGCAAAAACACCACCACGCACTTCGGCTACAGTACCCTCAGTATGTCCATGCGTGGGCTCGACGAGATGCCTGCCGAACTGTGGGAGctgagagagctggagaaacTCAACCTCTCCTTGAACTACCTGTGTGCCCTCCCTCCAGCAGTGGGCACTCTGGACAACCTGGTGATCCTCAACCTGTGGGGGAACAACCTGACGTGCCTGCCGCCTGAAATCGGCCTGCTCAAGAAGCTCCGCGTCCTCTTTGCTTACCGTAACCATCTGAGCGAGGTGCCTGAGGAGCTGGGCTCCTGTACTCGCCTGGAGGTGCTCAGCCTGGCTAACAACAAGATCACGGGCCTCCCGGGTAGCCTGGCGGCCATGCGCAGCCTGACCAAGCTCAACCTCAGTCACAACCGCATGGCTCACATCCCCACCTGCGTCTACAGTATGAAGGGTCTGGTCTTCCTTCACCTGGCATGCAACCGGCTCGAGAACATCGCCGACCAGATCCAGGACCTGGTCAATCTGAAGATCCTCATTGTGGAGGGGAACAGTATCCACGTGCTTCCTAAGACCCTGTGCTTCCTGGATACGCTGGAACTGTTGAATGTGGACTTTAATGACCTGCAGAGTGTGCCTGTGGAGATGTATCAGCTGAGCCGACTGGGTAAACTGGCGTGTCATCCAATGGATAAAGGGCTGCACATTGTCCATAACCCCCTGCTCAAACCTATTCAGGAGGTGCTGCAGGGAGGCCTTAGTGCTCTTTATAACTACCTCAAGCCTGGATGA
- the LOC124473020 gene encoding GTP-binding protein Rheb, which produces MPQPKSRKIAILGYRSVGKSSLTIQFVEGQFVDSYDPTIENTFTKMVTINGQDYHLQLVDTAGQDEYSIFPQTYSIDINGYILVYSVTSNKSFEVVQVIHEKLLDMVGKVQVPIMLVGNKNDLHMERVISCEEGKALADSWNAAFMESSAKENQTAVEVFRRMILEAEKIDGGVQPGKTSCSMM; this is translated from the exons ATGCCGCAGCCAAAGTCCCGAAAAATCGCCATCCTCGGGTACCGATCCGTAG GAAAATCCTCACTAACGATTCAGTTTGTGGAAGGCCAGTTTGTGGACTCGTATGACCCGACCATAGAGAACA CATTCACAAAGATGGTCACAATAAATGGACAGGATTATCATCTGCAATTGGTGGACACAGCTGGACAG GATGAATATTCTATTTTCCCTCAAACGTACTCCATAGATATCAATGGTTACATTCTGGTGTACTCAGTTACATCCAATAAAAG TTTTGAAGTAGTACAAGTCATCCATGAGAAGCTGCTGGATATGGTGGGGAAAGTTCA AGTTCCAATTATGTTGGTGGGAAACAAGAATGACCTACACATGGAACG GGTTATCAGCTGTGAAGAGGGTAAGGCATTAGCTGATTCCTGGAATGCCGCCTTCATGGAATCCTCAGCTAAAGAAAACCAG ACAGCCGTAGAGGTGTTCAGGAGGATGATCCTGGAGGCGGAGAAGATTGACGGTGGCGTCCAACCAGGGAAGACTTCCTGCTCCATGATGTAG
- the ly97.3 gene encoding CD59 glycoprotein: MKILILSVALTLLFISGEALDCHHCVPKKAGGSCDLTVETCKPEKNGCAAARFLRAPNGQYQKCMAMSDCEMLKMNAYIDMKCCDTDMCNTF; this comes from the exons ATGAAGATCCTTATATTGAGCGTTGCTCTTACTCTTTTGTTTATTAGTG GAGAAGCCCTGGACTGCCATCACTGTGTTCCCAAGAAAGCTggagggtcatgtgacctgaCGGTGGAGACTTGTAAGCCAGAGAAGAATGGGTGTGCAGCAGCCAGGTTCCTCCGTGCGCCCA ACGGCCAGTACCAGAAATGCATGGCCATGTCAGACTGTGAGATGTTGAAAATGAATGCCTACATCGACATGAAGTGCTGTGATACCGACATGTGCAACACATTCTAG